The following coding sequences are from one Lolium rigidum isolate FL_2022 chromosome 6, APGP_CSIRO_Lrig_0.1, whole genome shotgun sequence window:
- the LOC124660810 gene encoding protein PIN-LIKES 6-like — translation MMERRSLMEALATAAQGGSTNTSVLSMLKYAVLPIAKVFTVCFMGFLMATKYVNILQPNGRKLLNGLVFSLLLPCLIFSQLGSAITLEKLLLWWYIPVNIVVGAVSGSLIGFVVASIIRPPYPYFKFTVIHIGIGNIGNIPLVLIAALCGDPSNPFGDSDKCSQDGNAYISFGQWVGAIIVYTYVFKMLSPPPGETFDGDEVKLPVIASGENVTPEVSKYPISTSTGTLPEDEPLLSVEGNQKGDTSLGSKIMSYVGCVVKFLKDKQLLQPPIIASVFAIGIGVVPVLKNLIFTDDAPLFFFTDSCLILGEAMIPCILLAVGGNLVDGPGEGSQRLGMRTTVAIIFARLILVPMAGVGIVMLVDKLGFIPKDDKMFKFVLLLQHSMPTSVLSGAVANLRGCGKESAAILFWVHIFAIFSMAGWIIFYLTLLF, via the exons ATGATGGAGAGGAGGTCGCTCATGGAGGCGCTGGCCACGGCGGCGCAGGGAGGCTCCACCAACACCTCCGTGCTCTCCATGCTCAAGTACGCCGTGCTGCCCATCGCCAAGGTATTCACCGTCTGCTTCATGGGATTCCTCATGGCCACCAAGTACGTCAACATACTCCAGCCCAACGGACGCAAGCTTCTCAACGGG CTTGTGTTCTCGCTTCTGCTTCCTTGCCTTATATTTTCCCAACTCGGTAGCGCCATCACGCTCGAGAAGTTGCTGCTGTG GTGGTATATTCCAGTAAATATTGTTGTAGGTGCCGTTTCCGGTTCTTTGATTGGCTTTGTGGTGGCGTCCATCATCCGACCTCCTTATCCGTACTTCAAGTTTACTGTTATCCACATCGGAATAG GAAATATCGGAAATATACCTCTTGTTCTTATTGCAGCACTATGCGGGGATCCATCAAATCCCTTTGGTGACTCTGATAAATGCAGCCAAGATGGAAATGCGTATATCTCTTTTGGTCAATGG GTTGGTGCAATTATTGTTTACACATATGTGTTCAAGATGCTTTCTCCACCACCAGGAGAGACCTTTGATGGTGATGAGGTGAAACTCCCAGTTATAGCATCTGGAGAGAATGTGACTCCTGAAGTAAGCAAATATCCAATAAGCACTAGTACTGGTACTCTACCTGAGGATGAGCCTTTGCTATCTGTCGAGGGGAATCAAAAGGGTGATACTTCTCTAGGATCAAAG ATAATGAGCTATGTTGGATGTGTGGTGAAATTCCTAAAGGACAAGCAGCTTCTTCAGCCACCAATTATAGCCTCC GTTTTTGCAATTGGCATTGGTGTTGTTCCTGTCTTGAAGAATTTGATATTCACGGATGATGCACCTCTATTCTTCTTCACAGACAGCTGCCTGATTCTTGG GGAAGCCATGATCCCTTGCATTTTGCTTGCTGTGGGGGGTAATCTTGTTGATG GTCCTGGCGAAGGAAGTCAAAGACTCGGTATGCGAACCACCGTTGCTATTATCTTTGCGCGGTTGATCTTGGTTCCAATGGCTGGGGTTGGCATCGTCATGCTAGTTGATAAACTCGGTTTCATTCCCAAAGATGACAAAATGTTCAAGTTTGTCCTACTACTGCAGCATTCGATGCCCACATCAGTGTTGTCAG GTGCTGTTGCAAACCTTAGAGGGTGTGGAAAAGAATCAGCCGCGATCTTGTTCTGGGTGCATATTTTTGCTATATTCTCCATGGCAGGCTGGATTATTTTCTATTTGACATTGCTCTTCTAA
- the LOC124667517 gene encoding uncharacterized protein LOC124667517 encodes MEKVSVEFCIISARGLGRKTSLLKPQWFSVGWVDPSSKYCTKIDASGNSNACWGTKFSVSVDEHDLATKRMELTVEVYRRDPIFLREHLHGAAVLQMKEYLDKFAHSEEHSGAIEETGSFQLRRKKSDKSHGFVDISIRICKEEDHHGQVSGSPDGLKHPGQVGITLAIEDGPVYNYPPPPYNHYRGYSEDTDHYGHSMPPVPGTRPYPPPTGSSYSYHPPMVPSTLPPPATSNPSFFPPQYPGRGQVPQSYINLPPRKPAGQNSAPNFGMGLGAGALAAGTVIFGETLLPGPSFSAGLSGASLSVSSNAPF; translated from the exons ATGGAAAAAGTATCAGTCGAGTTCTGCATAATCTCCGCACGCGGTCTAGGCCGCAAAACATCGCTCCTGAAGCCACAGTGGTTCTCAGTCGGATGGGTTGATCCCAGCAGCAAGTACTGCACCAAGATTGATGCGTCTGGAAACTCAAATGCATGTTGGGGCACCAAGTTCTCGGTGTCCGTCGATGAACATGATCTGGCCACGAAGCGGATGGAGCTGACAGTTGAAGTATACAGAAGAGACCCCATCTTCCTGAGGGAGCATCTCCATGGAGCTGCAGTTCTCCAGATGAAAGAGTACCTTGACAAATTTGCACACAGTGAGGAGCATTCTGGGGCCATCGAGGAGACTGGGAGTTTTCAGCTTAGGAGGAAGAAGTCAGACAAATCTCACGGCTTTGTGGATATATCCATCCGGATATGCAaggaagaagatcatcatggtCAAGTTTCAG GATCACCTGACGGATTGAAGCACCCAGGTCAGGTCGGCATCACATTAGCTATAGAAGATGGCCCAGTCTATAATTATCCACCACCGCCTTACAACCATTATAGGGGCTACAGCGAAGATACTGATCACTACGGTCATTCCATGCCGCCAGTCCCTGGAACTCGTCCATATCCACCACCAACAGGAAGTAGCTACAGCTACCATCCCCCAATGGTTCCATCAACTCTGCCACCACCAGCAACTTCAAACCCCAGCTTCTTTCCACCACAGTATCCCGGTAGAGGGCAAGTGCCACAGAGCTACATAAAtctgccaccaagaaaacctgCAGGCCAGAACAGCGCACCAAACTTTGGAATGGGACTTGGAGCTGGAGCACTGGCTGCTGGAACTGTGATATTTGGTGAAACCCTCTTGCCAGGTCCAAGTTTCAGTGCTGGTCTTAGTGGTGCAAGCCTATCTGTATCCAGTAATGCACCATTTTAA